GTCGGCGTCCGTGCCCGCCTGCTCCATGGTCTGCGCCCACCGGCGGGTCTCGGCCGGGCCGACGTCGGCGGCCTGGAGGGCGTCGCGGCGGGCGCGGGGCAGAGCGCCCTGGGGATCGGCGCACAGCAGGTGGTACGTCTCGTACCGGCGGTGGCCGAACCACCGCTCGTCCAGCCAGCGCTCCTCCCGCACGTCGTTCCCGGCCGGCAGGGACGCCTCCAGCTCCGCGCACCAGCCGGCGTGCGCCGCCGCGAGCGCGCGGTGCTGCTCGCGCCAGCGCTGCGGCGACTGCGCGCGCTGCACCCGCAGCATCGCCGAGCGCACCACGCCGTGGTACTGCACCCGGCCCGCCTCGTCGCTGACGAACGGCAGCGCGCGCAGCCACCCGTACAGCCCGGCGGCCGCGGGCGCGACGGCGACCCGGAACACGTCCTCGTCCAGGGACGGCGGCAGCGCGGCGGCCTGCGCCGCGGCCTTCTGCACCGGGTCCGCCACCCACTTCAGGAACCGCTCCACCGCCGTGCCGCTCGGGTCCGCGCCGCCGGGGCGGACCGGCGGCGTCTCGGCGAGCATCGAGGTGAGCACCGGCAGCCGCCCGGACAGGTGCAGGATCTCGTCCACGACCCGGGCGTCGGCGATGCCCCTGGCGGCGATGAGCGCGCGGGCCTCCTCCTCGGTGAACAGCTCCAGCTCCAGCTCGGCGGCGAAGTCGCCGGCCGGCCAGCGGGCCGGGTCGAGCCGCTGCTGCCCGGCGCGGGTCACCACGACGTTGGCGGGCAGCGCGCCGTAGCGGTCGCTGGTCATGACGTCGCACAGCCAGGCGTCGAGGACGGGTCCCGTGCGCTCGTACGTGTCGAAGAAGAGGGCGAGCCACGGGACGGCGGTGGCGACGCCGCGCAGGTCCTCCAGGAAGGCGGGGGTGAGGGCCTGGAGCGGGGAGAGGACGAGCTGCACGTCGTCGTGGCTGCGCAGCCGGGTGGAGAGCGCGGCGCGCCAGCGGTCGAGGCTCTGCGCGACCTGCTGCGGGTCCATGGCGCCCGCGACGGCGCCGAGTCCCGGCACGAGGCCGAGTCCTGCCAGGCCCGCCTGGGCGGCGATGCCGGCCGCGGGCGAGGCGGCGGGGGGCGCCTGGGCGGCGGGTACGGGCCCCGCGGCGTCCACGGGGCCCGCCGGGTGCGGCACGCCGGGCGCACCGGTGCCGGGCTGGCCGGGCGCGCCGTCGAGGGTGGCGACGACGGAGTCCGCCTCGTGGCGCCGCTGGCGGTAGCGCTGGAGCAGCCGGTCGAAGCCCTTCAGCGGGTGGCCCTGGCGGGCGAGTTGGGTGCTGATCGCCTCCATCGCCTCGGGCACGCTGGCCGCGGACTCGTCGACCTGCGCGGTGAGCGCGCCGTGTTCCCCGGCGAGCTGGAGGAGGCGGCGCAGCAGCGACGTCTTGCCGACGCCGGCGACGCCGTGGAAGTGGAAGAGGAAGCGGTGCGCCGGATCCTCGGGGGGACAGCGGAAGTTGTCCCGGTACGCGGTGATCTCGCGCTGTCTGCCGACGAATCCCGACCGGCGGCGGTCGCGGATCAAGTCCTGCATGGACGGACGCACTTCGGGCACGGCGCCACCTCCCCCGGGGGCGAGCTTAGAGCCTCGGTGCGGCGGAGGGGGCGGGCCGGACGGGTCCGGCCCGGGGCTCCCGCCCGGCACCCTCCGGGCAGCCGCCCGGTGCGCCGGGCGCCCCGTTCCGTACGCGCCGGGCGCCCCGTACGCGCCGGGCGCCCCTTCCCGTACCGCGGCCCGCTACTGCCCCAGCACCGGCAGCAGTTCCGGCAGCCGGCCGTCCGCGGCCTCCGCCGCGCGCAGCCGCTCCTCCGGCACCTCCCCGTACGTCGTCGTCCGCGGCCGGGCCGGGCGGCCCGCGGCGGCGGCTATGGCGACGAGGTCCTTCACCGAGCGGTACGACCCGTACGACGAGCCGGCCATCCGCGAGATCGTCTCCTCCATCAGCGTGCCGCCCAGGTCGTTGGCGCCGGAGCGGAGCATCTGCGCGGCGCCGTCCGCGCCGAGCTTCACCCAGCTCGTCTGGATGTGGGTGATGTGCGGGTGGAGCAGCAGCCGGGCCATGGCGGTGACCGCCCGGTTGTCGCGCATCGTCGGTCCCGGCCGGGCGATGCCCGCCAGGTAGACCGGCGCGTTGGTGTGGATGAACGGCAGCGTGACGAACTCCGTGAAGCCGCCCGTGCGCTGCTGGAGCTCCGCGAGCAGCCGCAGGTGGCCCAGCCAGTGCCGGGGCTGGTCCACGTGCCCGTACATCATCGTGGACGACGACCTCAGGCCCAGGTCGTGCGCCGTGGTGACGACCTCGATCCAGTCGGCCGCGGGCAGCTTGCCCTTGGTGAGGATCCAGCGCACCTCGTCGTCCAGGATCTCGGCGGCCGTGCCGGGGATGGAGCCGAGGCCCGCCTCCTTGGCGGCGGTCAGCCAGTCGCGCACGGAGAGGCCGGTGCGCGCCGCGCCGTTCATGACCTCCATGGGCGAGAACGCATGCACGTGGATACCGGGCACCCGCTCCTTGACGGCGCGGGCGATGTCGAAATACGCCGTGCCGGGCAGGTCGGGGTGGATGCCGCCCTGCATGCAGACCTCGACGGCGCCCACGTCCCACGCCTGCTGGGCGCGGTCGGCGACCTGCTCGACGGAGAGCGTGTAGGCGTCGGCGTCGGTGCGGCGCTGGGCGAAGGCGCAGAAGCGGCAGCCGGTATAGCAGACGTTGGTGAAGTTGATGTTCCGGGTGACGACGTACGTGACGTCGTCACCGACCGTGGCGCGGCGCAGGTCGTCGGCGATGCCGCAGAGGGCGTCGAGGGCGGGCCCTTCGGCGTGCAGCAGGGCGAGGGCCTGGGCGTCGGTGAGCAGGGTGGGGTCGTCGGCGGCGCGGGCGAGGGCGGCGCGCACGTCGGGGTCGAGCCGGCCGGGGGCGGGGACTGCGGCGGCGGGGCGGCCGGAGTCATCGGCGGCGTGACCGTCGGTCGCCGCGGTCTCCCCCGGGGCTGCGGCGGGGTCGCCGGACAGCTCCCTGGCCTTCTCGCGCAGCGCCTCCCAGTCCCCGTACACCGCGTCGAAGTCACCCCGCCGGTCGCCCGTGCGGCCCTCGGTGTCGATGGTGCGGTGCAGGTCCGTACGCCCCCCGGCGGCGAAGCCGCCGTCCGGCTCCTGCCAGGGCAGCCCCCGCGGGCGTACGTCACGGGCGAGACCCGTCTCCGGGTCGGCCAGCGCGCTGACGTGCGGCAGCACCCGCGGGTCGAGCCACGGCTCGCCGCGGCGCACGAACTCCGGGTAGACCGCGAGCCGTTCGCGCAGCTCGAACCCGGCCGCCGCGGAACGCGCCGCCAGCTCCTCCACCTGCGGCCAGGGCCGCTCCGGGTTGACGTGGTCCGGGGTCAGCGGCGAGACCCCGCCCCAGTCGTCGATGCCGGCCGCGATGAGCTTGCCGTACTCCGCGTCCACCAGGTTCGGCGGTGCCTGCACCCCGATCGCCGGGCCCAGGAGGAGCCGGGTGACGGCGACGGTGGCGGCGAGATCGTCCAGCTCGGCGTCCGGCATGCCGCGCATCGCCGTGTCCGGCTTGGCGCGGAAGTTCTGCACGATGACCTCCTGGAGGCCCTGGTACGCCCGCTGCACCCGGCGCAGCGCGAACAGCGACTCGGCGCGCTCCTCCGGCGTCTCGCCGATGCCGATGAGCAGCCCGCTGGTGAACGGCACGGAGGAGCGCCCCGCGTCTTCCAGCACCCGCAGCCGTACGGCCGGCTCCTTGTCGGGCGAGCCGTAGTGCGGCCCGCCGGGCTCGCTCCACAGCCGCTCCGCGGTGGTCTCCAGCATCATCCCCATGGACGCGGCCACGGGCTTGAGCCGCTGGAACCCGGCCCAGGTCACCACGCCCGGGTTGAGGTGCGGCAGGAGGCCGGTCTCCTCCAGCACGCGGACGGCCATCGCGCGCACGTACGCCTGCGTGTCGTCGTACCCGTGCGCCTCCAGCCACTCGCGCGCCTCGGGCCAGCGGTCCTCGGGCCGGTCCCCGAGCGTGAACAGCGCCTCCTTGCAGCCGAGCGCCGCGCCGCGGCGGGCGATGTCCAGCACCTCGTCGGGCGACATGAACGCCCCCACAGCGCGCTGGGCGCGCGTGGGCGGTACCCCCACGCGCCCTTCCTGGCGGAGCTTGCCGGGGACGGTGGCGAACGTGCAGTAGTGGCAGCGGTCGCGGCAGAGCCGGGTGAGCGGCAGGAAGACGCTGCGGGAGTACGTGATGACGCCGGGCCGGCCGGCCGCCGCCAGACCGGCGTCGCGCACCCGGGCGGCGGAGGCGGAGAGGTCGGTCAGGTCGGCACCGCGCGCCCGGAGGAGCACGGCGGCCTCGGACACGTCGAGGGCGACGCCGTCGCGGGCGCGCTTCAGGGCGCGGCGCATGGCGTTGGCGGTGGGGGCGGGGACGGGCGGGGGCTTCATCTTTCGAGCATACGAGGCAGGTCGGACACCGGTGCGCGGCGCGGGGCCCGGGGTGCGGCTGCGGCGGGCGGGGTTCCTGCCCGGTCAGAGGAACTGCGCGTACGCGTCGAGTGCGCGCAGCACCTCCGTCTCGCCGGCGGGCGGCAGTTGGACGACGGTCTCCCGTACGCCCTGCGCGGCGAAGTACGCGAGCTTGCCCTCGCTCGGCCGCACGGCGTACGGCACCACCTCCAGCGCCGCCGGATCGCGCCCGGCGTCCTCCCACACCTGGCGCAGCCGCGGGATGCTGTCGGTGAGCCCGCCACCGCCGATGGGCATCCAGCCGTCGGCGTACTCGGCGACGTGCGCGAAGAGCTTCGGCCCGGGCCGGCCGCCGAGCAGCGTGCGCGGGCCGTGCAGCGGGGGCGCGCCCTTGCGGGGGCGGGGGGCCTGGACGGGCTTGGGGTGCGCCTCGGACGCCCGTACGGCGGTACGCGGCACGGAGCCGCCCGCCTCGTCCCCCGCCGTGTCCGCCGCCTCCTGCGCCTCCGCCTCCCCGTCGTACGCCGTGGGCTCCGGCGCCCAGAGCGCGTTCATCAGCCCCATCTTCCGCCGCCCCAACTCCCGCCGCCCGCGCCAGTCGACGCCGTGGTCGTCGGCCTCCTCCTCGTTCCACCCGAAGCCGACGCCGAGCGTGAGCCGGCCGCCGGAGAGGAAG
The Streptomyces sp. CNQ-509 DNA segment above includes these coding regions:
- a CDS encoding bifunctional FO biosynthesis protein CofGH; amino-acid sequence: MKPPPVPAPTANAMRRALKRARDGVALDVSEAAVLLRARGADLTDLSASAARVRDAGLAAAGRPGVITYSRSVFLPLTRLCRDRCHYCTFATVPGKLRQEGRVGVPPTRAQRAVGAFMSPDEVLDIARRGAALGCKEALFTLGDRPEDRWPEAREWLEAHGYDDTQAYVRAMAVRVLEETGLLPHLNPGVVTWAGFQRLKPVAASMGMMLETTAERLWSEPGGPHYGSPDKEPAVRLRVLEDAGRSSVPFTSGLLIGIGETPEERAESLFALRRVQRAYQGLQEVIVQNFRAKPDTAMRGMPDAELDDLAATVAVTRLLLGPAIGVQAPPNLVDAEYGKLIAAGIDDWGGVSPLTPDHVNPERPWPQVEELAARSAAAGFELRERLAVYPEFVRRGEPWLDPRVLPHVSALADPETGLARDVRPRGLPWQEPDGGFAAGGRTDLHRTIDTEGRTGDRRGDFDAVYGDWEALREKARELSGDPAAAPGETAATDGHAADDSGRPAAAVPAPGRLDPDVRAALARAADDPTLLTDAQALALLHAEGPALDALCGIADDLRRATVGDDVTYVVTRNINFTNVCYTGCRFCAFAQRRTDADAYTLSVEQVADRAQQAWDVGAVEVCMQGGIHPDLPGTAYFDIARAVKERVPGIHVHAFSPMEVMNGAARTGLSVRDWLTAAKEAGLGSIPGTAAEILDDEVRWILTKGKLPAADWIEVVTTAHDLGLRSSSTMMYGHVDQPRHWLGHLRLLAELQQRTGGFTEFVTLPFIHTNAPVYLAGIARPGPTMRDNRAVTAMARLLLHPHITHIQTSWVKLGADGAAQMLRSGANDLGGTLMEETISRMAGSSYGSYRSVKDLVAIAAAAGRPARPRTTTYGEVPEERLRAAEAADGRLPELLPVLGQ
- a CDS encoding TIGR03619 family F420-dependent LLM class oxidoreductase; its protein translation is MRISVTVFLTDETVRPPALARELEERGFHGLYLPEHTHIPVSRDTPAPMGEPLPREYGRTLDPFVALGQAAAVTERLALGTGITLVAQHDPIVLAKQVATLDFLSGGRLTLGVGFGWNEEEADDHGVDWRGRRELGRRKMGLMNALWAPEPTAYDGEAEAQEAADTAGDEAGGSVPRTAVRASEAHPKPVQAPRPRKGAPPLHGPRTLLGGRPGPKLFAHVAEYADGWMPIGGGGLTDSIPRLRQVWEDAGRDPAALEVVPYAVRPSEGKLAYFAAQGVRETVVQLPPAGETEVLRALDAYAQFL